A genomic region of Marinihelvus fidelis contains the following coding sequences:
- a CDS encoding anti-sigma factor family protein, which produces MNEQQMIDLVQAGIDGELAADEQDELAQLLESSAEARELHAQLAGVAAVLGRAEPLEPPADLHARIMGSIELPAPRRRWFSFGQAGAPGPLGYGLAAVAGAIFTFAALTVVDTPFGPDDTRDMVGTIAPVAATRVGAERFDAAAGRGSLELYRLEDGGYRLDVAVDASSSLDWRIDLDGSGLVLSELTSLQGQPGRVDWPQGRILGEDDTTVRLSAALQADPSADAVNIARVGWVLSADGTTVHRGGLTAD; this is translated from the coding sequence ATGAACGAACAACAGATGATCGACCTGGTGCAGGCCGGAATTGACGGCGAACTGGCTGCGGACGAACAGGACGAACTGGCGCAGTTGCTGGAGTCGTCGGCCGAAGCGCGCGAACTTCACGCGCAGCTTGCCGGCGTGGCGGCCGTGCTCGGCCGGGCGGAGCCGCTGGAGCCGCCTGCGGACCTGCACGCCCGGATTATGGGTTCCATTGAGCTGCCGGCACCCCGGCGCCGCTGGTTCAGCTTCGGCCAAGCCGGCGCGCCGGGCCCGTTGGGCTACGGCCTGGCCGCGGTGGCCGGTGCGATCTTCACGTTCGCGGCGCTGACTGTCGTGGACACGCCTTTCGGGCCGGATGATACCCGCGACATGGTCGGCACCATTGCGCCGGTCGCGGCGACCCGGGTGGGCGCGGAACGTTTTGACGCGGCTGCCGGCCGCGGGTCGCTGGAACTGTACCGGCTGGAGGACGGGGGTTACCGCCTGGATGTCGCCGTCGACGCGAGTTCGTCACTGGACTGGCGTATCGACCTGGATGGCAGCGGCCTGGTGCTCTCGGAGCTGACCTCGTTGCAAGGCCAGCCGGGGCGCGTCGACTGGCCCCAGGGGCGCATCCTGGGCGAAGACGACACCACCGTTCGCCTGTCGGCCGCGCTGCAGGCGGACCCGTCCGCAGATGCCGTCAATATCGCCCGGGTGGGCTGGGTGCTCAGCGCCGACGGGACAACCGTGCATCGCGGGGGGCTGACCGCCGACTGA
- a CDS encoding PrsW family glutamic-type intramembrane protease: protein MQDRRFLCGSAPIVHSQDFLLRAPVGLLPVLIFLVVLVWMDSYKLVTVRAVLLTILAGVMTAIVAWWVNGWLMARVPGDLYFYTRYVSPPVEECLKALVVIGLFRAHRIGFLVDAAIFGFAVGAGFALAENLYNLYRAYDANMAVWVVRGFGTALMHGGVCSIFAVISQSMTERNMKVNPARYLPGLAAAVLLHSFFNHFLLPPVMMAFFFVLVLPPIMVVVFRRSANHLHHWLQLDFDADAKLLRQIGSGEFSSSNIGRFLGDLRDKFPGPVVVDLLCYLRLYTELAMRAKGVLMMRENGLDMPVGERTRDKFIELDYLRRSIGRTGLLAIRPFLHMERKDLWQLKVLAAGVKRAGRDEKPDIEAYSGRQRVD, encoded by the coding sequence GTGCAAGATAGGCGTTTCCTTTGCGGGAGCGCCCCCATCGTCCATTCGCAAGACTTCCTGCTGCGCGCGCCGGTCGGCCTGCTGCCGGTGCTTATCTTCCTGGTCGTCCTGGTCTGGATGGACAGCTATAAGCTCGTGACCGTCCGCGCGGTGCTGCTGACCATTCTCGCCGGCGTGATGACGGCCATCGTGGCCTGGTGGGTGAATGGCTGGCTGATGGCACGCGTGCCGGGCGACTTATACTTCTACACCCGGTACGTGTCTCCTCCCGTGGAGGAGTGCCTGAAAGCCCTGGTAGTCATCGGGCTGTTCCGCGCCCACCGCATTGGTTTCCTCGTCGACGCGGCCATCTTCGGTTTCGCCGTCGGCGCCGGTTTCGCGTTGGCGGAAAACCTGTACAACCTCTACCGTGCCTACGATGCCAACATGGCGGTGTGGGTCGTGCGCGGTTTCGGCACCGCGCTGATGCACGGTGGCGTCTGCTCGATCTTCGCAGTGATTTCGCAATCGATGACCGAGCGCAACATGAAGGTCAACCCGGCGCGCTACCTGCCCGGGCTGGCCGCGGCCGTGCTGCTGCACTCGTTTTTCAACCACTTCCTGTTGCCGCCGGTGATGATGGCGTTTTTCTTCGTGCTGGTGCTGCCGCCGATCATGGTGGTGGTGTTCCGGCGCAGTGCCAACCACCTGCATCACTGGCTGCAGCTGGATTTCGACGCCGACGCCAAGTTGTTGCGCCAAATTGGATCCGGGGAGTTTTCCAGTTCCAATATCGGCCGCTTCCTGGGTGACTTGCGGGACAAGTTTCCCGGCCCGGTGGTGGTCGACCTGCTGTGCTACCTGCGGCTGTACACGGAACTGGCGATGCGCGCGAAAGGCGTGCTGATGATGCGTGAAAACGGTCTCGATATGCCGGTGGGTGAGCGCACCCGCGACAAGTTCATCGAACTGGACTACCTGCGCCGCAGCATCGGCCGTACCGGCCTGCTGGCCATCCGGCCATTCCTGCACATGGAACGCAAGGACCTGTGGCAGCTGAAGGTGCTGGCGGCGGGTGTGAAACGCGCCGGGCGGGATGAAAAACCGGACATCGAGGCCTATTCTGGTAGACAACGGGTCGACTGA
- a CDS encoding RNA polymerase sigma factor — translation MNRDGDEALIRDCRKGDRQALGSLVRRYERPVYNAAYRMLGNADEAADVAQTTFLKAFEHLDRYNPKYRFFSWIYRIAVNESIDRLNGRSRLRELDEPPASNDPGPDDIEGQRQLSRQLQSSLMGLTEDQRAVIMLRHFVEISYREIGEILQIPEKTVKSRLFTARQRLKDMLEVEGVHP, via the coding sequence ATGAACAGGGATGGTGACGAAGCGCTGATCCGGGATTGCCGGAAAGGAGACCGACAGGCGCTGGGTTCACTGGTCCGCCGGTACGAGCGGCCCGTGTACAACGCGGCCTATCGAATGCTCGGCAACGCGGACGAAGCGGCTGACGTGGCGCAGACGACCTTTCTCAAGGCCTTTGAGCACCTCGACCGCTATAACCCCAAGTACCGGTTCTTCAGCTGGATTTACCGGATCGCGGTCAATGAATCGATTGACCGCCTGAATGGCAGATCCAGGCTGCGTGAACTCGATGAGCCGCCGGCGTCAAATGACCCCGGGCCGGATGACATCGAAGGGCAGCGGCAGTTGAGCCGGCAGTTGCAATCGTCGCTGATGGGGCTGACGGAGGACCAGAGGGCCGTGATCATGTTGAGGCACTTCGTGGAAATCAGTTACCGGGAGATCGGGGAAATCCTGCAGATCCCGGAAAAGACCGTCAAGTCGCGGCTGTTCACCGCGCGACAGCGACTCAAGGACATGCTCGAAGTCGAGGGGGTCCATCCATGA
- a CDS encoding STAS domain-containing protein translates to MFEIETDDKGHVRVSGRLDAARAPQAQTFLDRVDGPCVIDMQGLEYISSAGLGVLLRTHKRLLVDGQGVRLVGVGTHLQDIFTYSGFDRLFDIEAATDG, encoded by the coding sequence ATGTTTGAAATAGAGACCGACGATAAGGGTCACGTCAGGGTTTCAGGGCGGCTGGACGCGGCGCGAGCGCCGCAGGCACAGACGTTCCTGGACCGCGTGGACGGCCCCTGCGTCATCGACATGCAGGGGCTGGAGTACATTTCCAGCGCCGGCCTGGGGGTGCTGTTGCGCACGCATAAGCGCTTGCTGGTGGATGGCCAGGGGGTTCGCCTGGTCGGCGTCGGCACGCACCTGCAGGATATTTTCACCTACTCCGGTTTCGACCGGCTCTTCGACATCGAGGCGGCCACGGATGGTTAA
- the add gene encoding adenosine deaminase, which produces MVNARLNNDWIDPSLPLCELHRHLDGNVRLATILDLARQHRIDLPASDVTGLAPFVHIDDSEPGLMAFLARFEYLVAVLADLDACRRVARENVEDAAAEGIDHVELRFSPAFMAERHGLDPEAVVEAVAEGVAEGAAATGTSVGLIGIMSRTYGVEACARELDALLARREHLVAVDLAGDEAGYPPALFRAHFDRVREAGLGVTIHAGEAAGADSVRSAIDDLGAQRIGHGFRSIEDDELIDELVERGIGLECCPTSNLHIQAVARYADHPIRRLAGRGVHFCLNTDDPGISAITLGHEYAVAAPAIGLSREQVWRSQADALAMAFLAPEQRRALASRCGHI; this is translated from the coding sequence ATGGTAAACGCCCGCCTGAACAACGACTGGATCGACCCCTCGCTGCCGCTTTGTGAACTCCACCGGCACCTGGACGGCAACGTCCGCCTGGCCACGATCCTGGACCTGGCACGCCAGCACCGGATCGATTTGCCGGCCAGCGATGTCACTGGCCTGGCGCCCTTTGTGCATATCGATGACAGCGAACCCGGGCTGATGGCCTTCCTGGCGCGGTTCGAGTACCTGGTGGCCGTGCTGGCGGACCTGGACGCCTGCCGCCGCGTTGCGCGCGAAAATGTCGAGGACGCGGCCGCCGAGGGCATTGACCACGTGGAACTGCGGTTCAGCCCCGCGTTCATGGCCGAGCGTCATGGACTGGACCCCGAGGCCGTGGTGGAAGCCGTCGCCGAAGGTGTCGCCGAAGGCGCCGCGGCCACCGGCACCTCGGTTGGGCTGATCGGCATCATGAGCCGGACCTATGGCGTCGAGGCCTGCGCGCGCGAACTGGACGCCTTGCTGGCCCGCCGCGAGCATCTCGTTGCAGTTGACCTGGCCGGCGACGAGGCGGGCTACCCGCCGGCACTGTTCCGGGCGCATTTCGACCGCGTCCGCGAGGCCGGGCTGGGTGTGACGATCCATGCCGGCGAGGCTGCCGGGGCGGACAGTGTGCGCTCGGCCATCGACGACCTGGGCGCGCAGCGAATCGGCCACGGCTTCCGCTCCATAGAGGATGATGAACTGATTGATGAGCTGGTTGAGCGGGGAATCGGCCTGGAGTGCTGCCCGACATCCAACCTGCATATCCAGGCCGTGGCCCGCTATGCCGATCACCCCATCCGCCGACTGGCCGGGCGGGGCGTGCATTTCTGCCTGAATACCGATGACCCGGGAATCAGCGCGATCACCCTTGGACACGAATACGCGGTGGCCGCGCCGGCCATCGGCCTGAGCCGTGAGCAGGTATGGCGTTCACAGGCCGATGCGCTGGCGATGGCCTTCCTGGCACCCGAACAACGCCGGGCCCTGGCGTCACGCTGTGGTCACATTTGA
- a CDS encoding cytochrome c — MRGKIKWIVLVALGAAYLAVAISYLRSSEVLSRQYPALERSLPVSTNPEVLARGEELAMLYGCYRGCHGPAMQGSVVEEGMLVGRIVAPNLTASIRNHSLTTIEAMVRQGVRPDGTSLFHMPSAGYAVMTDEDFTAITSFIRAYPLQVDRQPAGKFGLSSRLALLTGDLRPQATQVRDAPWHDGYQSEPRRLGEYLVRNACVECHGLDPLRDRGDVTALVRAQDYDRWEFVGFVRSGMALGDKVLGRKTEMMKSRFGSLTEKEIEAIYAYLSSL, encoded by the coding sequence GTGAGGGGGAAAATCAAATGGATCGTGCTGGTCGCGCTGGGCGCGGCCTACCTCGCCGTGGCGATCAGTTACCTGCGCAGCAGCGAAGTCCTCTCCAGGCAGTACCCGGCACTGGAGCGCTCGCTACCGGTGTCCACCAATCCCGAGGTGCTGGCTCGCGGCGAGGAACTCGCCATGCTCTACGGCTGCTACCGGGGCTGTCACGGCCCCGCCATGCAGGGCTCGGTCGTTGAAGAGGGCATGCTGGTCGGGCGCATCGTTGCCCCCAACCTGACCGCGTCCATCCGCAACCATTCCCTGACCACCATCGAGGCCATGGTCCGCCAGGGCGTGCGCCCGGACGGCACCAGCCTGTTCCATATGCCGTCGGCGGGTTACGCGGTCATGACCGATGAGGACTTCACCGCCATCACCAGTTTTATCCGTGCCTATCCGTTGCAGGTCGACCGGCAACCGGCCGGCAAGTTCGGCCTGTCCAGCCGCCTGGCGTTGCTGACCGGGGACCTGCGGCCGCAGGCCACCCAGGTGCGCGACGCGCCCTGGCATGACGGCTACCAGTCGGAGCCGAGGCGGCTGGGTGAGTACCTGGTCCGCAACGCCTGCGTCGAGTGCCATGGACTGGACCCGCTGCGTGACCGCGGCGATGTCACCGCGCTGGTACGCGCGCAGGACTACGACCGCTGGGAGTTCGTCGGCTTCGTGCGCTCGGGCATGGCGCTGGGCGACAAGGTACTCGGCCGCAAGACCGAGATGATGAAGTCGCGCTTCGGTTCGTTGACCGAGAAGGAAATCGAGGCCATCTACGCCTATCTCTCGTCGCTGTAG
- a CDS encoding ABC transporter permease — translation MSRSVGAWRLATRLLGRDWRSGELLVLAAALVTAVTAMTAVGFLTDRVSQAVAQRAAESLAADLRLRAGAPLPESHRQLAADHGLRTAELVSMPSVVFAGESSALAALTAAGEGYPLRGRLETAERQGEDATPANGLPGPGEAWAAPGLLARLGVDTGTTVEIGEATFTLTRVLSRRPDEGFNFVDLAPTLLINVSDLDNTGLIRPGSRVTWRQLFAGDRARVARFKAELEPLLDPAERLRDIEDAGPQVQAAMQRSGRFLNLASLVSVLLAAIAVAMSARRYALRHRDRVALMKCLGARQAFVDRVNRVQVLLLALAGGALGIVLGFVAQQVLAWLLRDFIGESLPMPGLSPVWLGLVTSACILGGFALPDLARMGRTPPLRVLRADVEPAPWRHGLAYVAAVAALVALLTWLVRDLALAGAVLAGLLATFAVLGLAGWALVRVTHRFRGTGGAAWRFGLANLARRGPESIAQVVAFGLGIMVLLVLSLVRDDLMDSWRASLPEDAPNRFMINIQAYEVEPIRELLSARGIEVPRFVPMVRARLTAINGTDIGDITFDHPEGERWAQREANLTWAEAVQDGNRLLQGEFWDAGTTAPEVSVEAEFASELGVGVGDTLAFDIAGEPLQAPITSIREVAWDSFRPNFFMVLNASALEGYPGTWINSIHLPPGTEDATLDVMRAFPSVSVIDLDAILAQVRSVMDRAAFAVQAVFAFTLLAGLAVLWAAVHSTRDAREFESALLRSLGASRRRVLAGVVAEFLAIGLLAGVLATAGATLAGYLLATRVYDLEYRFNLGLTLAGPLLGMLFVGLAGWLATRRVVATPPIRVLRSA, via the coding sequence GTGAGTCGTTCTGTCGGCGCGTGGCGTCTGGCCACGCGACTGCTGGGCCGGGACTGGCGATCGGGTGAACTGCTGGTGCTGGCGGCCGCGCTGGTGACCGCCGTCACCGCCATGACGGCCGTCGGCTTCCTCACCGACCGCGTCAGCCAGGCCGTGGCCCAGCGCGCCGCCGAGTCGCTGGCCGCCGACCTGCGCCTGCGTGCCGGCGCGCCGCTGCCGGAATCGCACCGGCAACTGGCCGCCGACCATGGTCTGCGGACGGCCGAACTGGTGTCCATGCCCAGCGTGGTGTTCGCCGGCGAATCCAGCGCCCTGGCCGCGCTGACGGCGGCCGGCGAAGGCTACCCGCTGCGCGGCCGCCTGGAAACTGCCGAACGCCAGGGTGAGGATGCCACACCCGCCAACGGCCTGCCCGGTCCTGGCGAAGCCTGGGCCGCGCCCGGCCTGCTGGCGCGCCTTGGCGTGGATACCGGCACCACGGTCGAGATTGGCGAGGCCACGTTTACCCTCACCCGGGTGCTGAGCCGGCGCCCCGATGAAGGCTTCAACTTCGTCGACCTGGCGCCCACGCTGCTGATCAACGTGTCGGACCTCGACAACACCGGGCTGATCCGTCCGGGCAGCCGGGTGACCTGGCGACAGCTGTTTGCCGGCGACCGGGCCCGGGTCGCGCGATTCAAAGCCGAGCTGGAGCCCCTGCTGGACCCGGCCGAGCGCCTTCGCGATATCGAGGACGCCGGCCCGCAGGTCCAGGCCGCCATGCAGCGCTCCGGCCGCTTCCTGAACCTGGCCTCGCTGGTCAGCGTGCTGCTGGCCGCCATTGCCGTGGCCATGTCGGCGCGGCGCTATGCCCTGCGCCACCGCGATCGCGTCGCGCTGATGAAATGCCTGGGCGCACGCCAGGCCTTCGTCGACCGAGTCAACCGTGTACAGGTGCTGCTACTGGCCCTGGCCGGGGGTGCGCTGGGCATCGTGCTGGGCTTTGTTGCCCAGCAGGTGCTGGCCTGGCTGCTGCGGGACTTCATTGGCGAGTCCCTACCCATGCCCGGCCTGTCGCCGGTCTGGCTGGGGCTGGTGACATCGGCCTGCATCCTGGGCGGGTTCGCGTTGCCGGACCTGGCGCGCATGGGCCGCACGCCGCCGCTGCGGGTGCTGCGCGCCGATGTCGAACCGGCGCCGTGGCGCCATGGCCTGGCTTACGTGGCCGCCGTGGCCGCACTGGTGGCGTTGCTGACCTGGCTGGTGCGCGACCTGGCCCTGGCCGGCGCCGTGCTGGCTGGCTTGCTGGCAACCTTCGCGGTCCTGGGCCTGGCCGGCTGGGCGCTGGTGCGCGTCACCCATCGGTTCCGCGGCACCGGCGGCGCCGCCTGGCGCTTCGGCCTGGCCAACCTGGCGCGGCGCGGCCCGGAAAGTATCGCGCAGGTGGTGGCCTTTGGCCTGGGCATCATGGTGCTGCTGGTGCTGAGCCTGGTGCGCGACGACCTGATGGACAGCTGGCGCGCCAGCCTGCCGGAGGACGCGCCCAACCGCTTCATGATCAACATCCAGGCCTACGAGGTCGAGCCCATCCGCGAACTGCTTTCGGCCAGGGGCATCGAGGTACCGCGCTTCGTGCCGATGGTGCGCGCGCGCCTGACCGCGATCAACGGCACCGACATCGGAGATATCACCTTCGATCATCCCGAGGGTGAGCGCTGGGCCCAGCGCGAGGCCAACCTGACCTGGGCCGAAGCGGTCCAGGACGGCAACCGACTGCTTCAGGGTGAGTTCTGGGATGCCGGAACGACCGCGCCGGAAGTGTCCGTGGAGGCCGAATTTGCCAGTGAACTGGGGGTCGGTGTGGGCGATACGCTGGCCTTCGACATCGCCGGCGAGCCCCTGCAGGCGCCCATCACCAGCATCCGCGAAGTGGCCTGGGACTCGTTCCGGCCGAACTTCTTCATGGTGCTCAACGCATCGGCGCTGGAGGGCTACCCGGGCACCTGGATCAACAGCATTCACCTGCCGCCGGGCACCGAGGACGCGACGCTGGATGTCATGCGCGCCTTCCCCTCGGTGTCGGTGATTGACCTGGACGCCATCCTGGCGCAGGTGCGCTCGGTCATGGACCGGGCCGCCTTCGCGGTGCAGGCCGTGTTTGCCTTCACGCTTCTGGCTGGCCTGGCCGTGCTGTGGGCCGCGGTGCACTCGACCCGTGACGCGCGTGAATTCGAAAGCGCCCTGCTGCGGTCACTGGGGGCCTCAAGGCGACGCGTGCTGGCCGGTGTGGTCGCGGAGTTCCTGGCCATCGGCCTGCTGGCCGGGGTACTGGCCACGGCCGGTGCCACGCTGGCGGGTTACCTGCTGGCGACGCGGGTTTATGACCTGGAGTACCGTTTCAACCTGGGCCTGACCCTGGCGGGGCCGCTGCTGGGCATGTTGTTTGTCGGCCTGGCGGGCTGGCTGGCCACGCGGCGGGTGGTGGCGACGCCGCCCATCCGGGTCCTGCGCTCCGCCTGA
- a CDS encoding ATP-binding protein, with protein sequence MTTAAFARDVESLAGIVAMTADFFSRHAIPAGLRQAVDLCLEELFVNMVRYNTETDRPIEIELRAVDGGVTATLTDHDVERFDPARISAVDIHAPIEEREPGGLGLYLVFKMADSVHYEYRARTSKITFVIEGKQA encoded by the coding sequence ATGACCACGGCCGCTTTCGCAAGGGATGTAGAGTCACTGGCCGGCATCGTCGCCATGACGGCCGATTTTTTCAGCCGCCATGCGATCCCGGCCGGACTGCGCCAGGCCGTGGACCTGTGCCTGGAGGAACTGTTCGTGAACATGGTCAGGTATAACACCGAGACCGACCGGCCCATCGAGATCGAGCTGCGTGCGGTCGATGGCGGCGTCACGGCCACGCTGACCGACCACGATGTCGAGCGCTTCGATCCGGCGCGCATCAGCGCCGTGGACATCCACGCGCCCATCGAGGAACGCGAACCCGGTGGGCTGGGTCTCTACCTTGTTTTCAAAATGGCGGACTCCGTGCACTACGAATACCGCGCCCGCACCAGTAAAATCACCTTCGTCATCGAAGGGAAACAGGCTTGA
- a CDS encoding peroxiredoxin, with protein sequence MSKQVPQVVFKTRVRDESIEGPNPFRWQDVSTDDVFAGKKVVLFALPGAFTPTCSSTHLPGYEEHYEEFKAAGVDEIYCLSVNDAFTMYQWGKHQGVEKVKLLPDGSFEFTKGMDMLVAKDNLGFGPRSWRYSMLVDDGEIVKVFSEAGKEDNCPTDPFEVSDYKTMLDYIKNEA encoded by the coding sequence ATGAGCAAGCAAGTCCCACAAGTCGTATTCAAGACCCGAGTCCGCGACGAATCCATCGAGGGCCCGAACCCGTTCCGCTGGCAGGACGTGTCCACCGACGACGTCTTCGCCGGCAAGAAAGTCGTGCTGTTCGCCCTGCCGGGTGCGTTCACGCCGACCTGCTCTTCCACCCACCTGCCGGGTTACGAAGAGCACTACGAAGAATTCAAGGCCGCCGGCGTTGATGAAATCTACTGCCTGAGCGTCAACGATGCCTTCACCATGTACCAGTGGGGCAAGCACCAGGGCGTGGAGAAGGTCAAACTGCTGCCGGACGGCTCTTTCGAGTTCACCAAGGGCATGGACATGCTGGTCGCCAAGGACAACCTGGGCTTCGGTCCGCGTTCATGGCGCTACTCCATGCTGGTCGACGACGGCGAGATCGTGAAGGTCTTCAGCGAGGCCGGCAAGGAAGACAACTGCCCGACCGACCCGTTCGAAGTCAGCGATTACAAGACCATGCTGGACTACATCAAGAACGAAGCCTGA
- a CDS encoding PP2C family protein-serine/threonine phosphatase has product MNTLTHGLAPEQLGCEEISRESLMKILEIMHRLAAPEAMPELLREIIEVGKLAIVAEAGVLWLLDRDADELVMVSPSSDAPLRRRLGDGWVGVCAQVREMSNIHECRDDDRFQADPLNLPGFETRSLFNVPIIGQDDSLLGVMQWLGARPGQFDHHDEWVGPALAAQAAVAVQHAYMTDELLANAILEREVAVAREIQLSTLPSELPEVDGYGLYGHFLPTSHTGGDLYDLVMLDGQLFMLLGDATGHGFGPALSATQMQAMMRVAFRLGAGLDDAYRQVNNQMAEDLPDDRFITAFMGFLDPASHQVQFHSAGQGPILHYHAAEDRLEWHKPTSFPLGVMELETGAQRAKQLQLAPGDILALVSDGIYEFANANGEQFGEAGVGDVVRRYRGRPVAELGQALVDAAFAFGGDVEQADDITLVLVRRDG; this is encoded by the coding sequence ATGAATACGCTGACACATGGATTGGCACCGGAACAGCTGGGGTGCGAGGAGATCAGTCGCGAGTCGCTGATGAAGATCCTCGAGATCATGCACCGACTGGCCGCGCCCGAGGCCATGCCGGAACTGCTGCGCGAGATTATCGAGGTCGGCAAGCTGGCCATCGTCGCCGAGGCTGGCGTGCTCTGGCTGCTGGACCGCGATGCGGATGAGCTGGTCATGGTGTCGCCATCCAGTGATGCGCCGCTGCGCCGTCGGCTCGGCGATGGCTGGGTCGGTGTGTGCGCGCAAGTCCGCGAGATGAGTAACATCCATGAGTGCCGTGACGACGACCGGTTCCAGGCCGACCCGCTGAACCTGCCGGGATTCGAAACCCGCTCGCTGTTCAATGTGCCCATCATCGGACAGGACGATTCACTGCTGGGGGTCATGCAGTGGCTCGGCGCCCGGCCGGGCCAGTTCGACCATCACGACGAGTGGGTCGGGCCGGCGCTGGCGGCCCAGGCCGCAGTGGCCGTGCAGCACGCCTACATGACCGATGAACTGCTGGCCAACGCGATCCTCGAGCGCGAGGTGGCCGTGGCCAGGGAGATCCAGCTCAGCACCCTGCCAAGCGAATTACCGGAAGTGGACGGCTACGGGCTGTACGGGCACTTCCTGCCCACCTCCCACACCGGTGGTGACCTGTACGACCTGGTGATGCTCGATGGCCAGCTGTTCATGCTGCTTGGCGACGCCACCGGGCACGGTTTCGGGCCGGCGCTGTCGGCCACCCAGATGCAGGCCATGATGCGCGTGGCGTTCCGCCTGGGGGCGGGCCTGGATGACGCCTACCGGCAGGTCAACAACCAGATGGCCGAGGACCTGCCCGACGACCGCTTTATCACCGCCTTCATGGGCTTCCTGGACCCGGCCAGCCACCAGGTGCAGTTCCACTCTGCAGGCCAGGGGCCGATTCTTCATTATCACGCCGCCGAAGACCGGCTGGAGTGGCACAAGCCCACGAGTTTCCCCCTGGGTGTCATGGAGCTGGAAACCGGCGCGCAGCGGGCGAAGCAGCTGCAACTTGCGCCGGGCGATATCCTGGCGCTGGTGTCGGACGGCATCTACGAGTTCGCCAACGCCAACGGCGAACAATTCGGCGAAGCCGGTGTCGGTGACGTCGTACGCCGCTACCGGGGCCGGCCCGTGGCGGAGCTGGGACAGGCCCTGGTCGACGCCGCATTCGCGTTTGGTGGCGATGTCGAGCAGGCCGATGACATCACCCTGGTGCTGGTACGGAGGGATGGCTGA